One window of Leopardus geoffroyi isolate Oge1 chromosome B3, O.geoffroyi_Oge1_pat1.0, whole genome shotgun sequence genomic DNA carries:
- the G2E3 gene encoding G2/M phase-specific E3 ubiquitin-protein ligase isoform X2: protein MKINPMLHRILLMSSGIWQRGKEEEGVYGFLIEDIRKEVNRASKLKCCICKKTGASIGCVAPRCKRSYHFPCGLQRECIFQFTGNFASFCWNHRPVQIITSNNYRDSLPCTICLEFIEPIPTYSILRSPCCKNAWFHRDCLQVQAINAGVFFFRCTICNNSDIFQKEMLRMGIHIPEKDASWELEENAYQELLQHYEHCDVQRCRCKEGRDYNAPDSKWEIKRCQCCGSSGTHLACSSLRSWEQNWECLECRGILYNSEDFQKAKKHTLPNTNNVGITDCLLEESSPKLPRQSPGAQHKDLLRQGSKFRRDISTIIMELGFQIKKKAKRLWINKANIWNSALDGFRNQNFNPSYTIEVAYVNENDNFGREHPGSKQEFLSLLMQHLENSPIFEGSLSKNLSLNSQALKENLYYEAGKILAISLVHGGPSPGFFSKTLFNCLVYGPENTQPILDDVSDFDVAQMIIRVNTATTVADLNSIVNECYNYLELIGCLRLITSISDKYMLAKDILVYHVIKRVQAPFESFKQGLKTLGVLEKIQAYPEAFYSIFCHKPENLSAEILSDLFTVRTLSNVQSLGFWNSYLQAVEDGKSAVTMEDILIFATGCNSIPPAGFKPTPSIECLHMDFPVGNKCNNCLALPITNTYQEFQENMDFAIKNTLRLEKEESTHYIGH, encoded by the exons TTGATGTCAAGTGGAATTTGGCAGAGAggtaaagaagaagaaggagttTACGGTTTTCTAATAGAAGACATCAGGAAAGAAGTGAACAGAGCTTCTAAACTG aaatgctGTATTTGCAAGAAAACTGGTGCTTCAATTGGATGTGTTGCACCCCGATGTAAACGAAGTTATCATTTTCCATGTGGACTTCAGAGAGAATGTATTTTCCAATTTACTGGCAATTTTGC gtcATTTTGTTGGAACCATCGACCTGTTCAAATAATTACATCTAATAATTATAGAGACTCCTTACCATGTACCATTTGCTTGGAATTTATTGAGCCTATTCCAACTTACAGCATATTACGAAGTCCTTGTTGTAAGAATGCTTGGTTTCATAGAGACTGTTTACAG GTTCAAGCAATAAATGCAGGAGTGTTTTTCTTTAGATGCACAATATGCAATAATAGTGATATATTTCAGAAAGAGATGTTGAGAATGGGAATTCATATTCCTGAAAA AGATGCATCTTGGGAATTAGAGGAAAATGCTTATCAAGAACTTCTGCAGCACTATGAGCATTGTGATGTCCAGAGATGTCGTTGCAAAGAAGGGCGAGACTATAATGCACCTGATAG CAAATGGGAAATAAAGCGCTGTCAGTGTTGTGGTTCTAGCGGAACACATTTAGCTTGTTCCTCATTACGATCATGGGAACAAAATTGGGAGTGTTTGGAATGTAGAGGTATTCTCTACAATTCAG AGGATTTCCAAAAAGCCAAAAAGCATACATTACCCAACACTAATAATGTGGGAATAACTGATTGTTTGTTGGAAGAATCATCACCTAAATTACCCAGACAGTCACCTGGAGCCCAGCATAAAGATCTTCTGAG GCAAGGCAGCAAATTTAGAAGAGATATATCAACAATAATAATGGAATTaggatttcaaattaaaaaaaaagctaaaagattATGGATTAATAAAGCCAATATCTGGAATAGTGCCTTAGATGGATTCAGAAATCAAAACTTTAATCCTTCATACACAATTGAAGTAGCATAtgttaatgaaaatgataattttggAAGAGAACATCCTGGATCAAAGCAAGAATTCCTAAGTCTCTTAATGCAGCATCTTGAGAATTCACCAATATTTGAAGGGTCCTTGTCTAAGAACTTGTCTCTAAATTCTCAag CTCTGAAAGAGAATCTTTACTATGAAGCTGGCAAAATCCTTGCCATTTCCTTGGTTCATGGTGGTCCTTCACCTGGTTTCTTTTCTAAAACCTTGTTTAACTGCCTTGTTTATGGACCAGAAAATACCCAACCAATTTTAGACGATGTTTCAGACTTTGACGTGGCGCAAATGATAATCAGG gTAAATACTGCAACAACTGTGGCTGACTTAAACTCAATAGTAAATGAATGCTATAACTATCTCGAGCTTATTGGATGTCTAAGACTTATAACATCAATAAGTGACAAATACATGTTGGCAAAAGATATACTAGTTTACCATGTAATTAAGAGAGTCCAAGCACCCTTTGAAAG TTTTAAGCAGGGTCTGAAAACTCTTGGTGTTTTGGAGAAAATTCAGGCTTACCCAGAAGCATTTTATAGTATCTTCTGTCATAAACCTGAGAATCTTTCTGCAGAAATCCTTAGTGATCTTTTTACAGTCCGCACATTATCCAATGTACAGTCTTTGGGGTTTTGGAACAGTTATTTACAGGCTGTTGAGG ATGGTAAATCTGCAGTAACAATGGAAGACATTCTTATTTTTGCAACTGGTTGCAATTCCATTCCACCAGCTGGATTTAAACCCACTCCTTCAATTGAGTGTCTTCATATGGATTTTCCTGTCGGAAACAAGTGTAATAACTGTTTAGCTCTTCCAATCACCAATACATATcaagaatttcaagaaaatatgGATTTTGCCATAAAAAACACTCTAagactagaaaaggaagaaagtactCACTACATTGGACATTAA
- the G2E3 gene encoding G2/M phase-specific E3 ubiquitin-protein ligase isoform X1, producing the protein MNENKPDASQNLACVFCRKNDDCPNKYGEKKTNEKWNLTVHYYCLLMSSGIWQRGKEEEGVYGFLIEDIRKEVNRASKLKCCICKKTGASIGCVAPRCKRSYHFPCGLQRECIFQFTGNFASFCWNHRPVQIITSNNYRDSLPCTICLEFIEPIPTYSILRSPCCKNAWFHRDCLQVQAINAGVFFFRCTICNNSDIFQKEMLRMGIHIPEKDASWELEENAYQELLQHYEHCDVQRCRCKEGRDYNAPDSKWEIKRCQCCGSSGTHLACSSLRSWEQNWECLECRGILYNSEDFQKAKKHTLPNTNNVGITDCLLEESSPKLPRQSPGAQHKDLLRQGSKFRRDISTIIMELGFQIKKKAKRLWINKANIWNSALDGFRNQNFNPSYTIEVAYVNENDNFGREHPGSKQEFLSLLMQHLENSPIFEGSLSKNLSLNSQALKENLYYEAGKILAISLVHGGPSPGFFSKTLFNCLVYGPENTQPILDDVSDFDVAQMIIRVNTATTVADLNSIVNECYNYLELIGCLRLITSISDKYMLAKDILVYHVIKRVQAPFESFKQGLKTLGVLEKIQAYPEAFYSIFCHKPENLSAEILSDLFTVRTLSNVQSLGFWNSYLQAVEDGKSAVTMEDILIFATGCNSIPPAGFKPTPSIECLHMDFPVGNKCNNCLALPITNTYQEFQENMDFAIKNTLRLEKEESTHYIGH; encoded by the exons CTTGTGTTTTTTGTCGAAAAAATGATGACTGtcctaataaatatggagaaaagaaaactaatgagAAATGGAATCTCACTGTACATTACTATTGTTTG TTGATGTCAAGTGGAATTTGGCAGAGAggtaaagaagaagaaggagttTACGGTTTTCTAATAGAAGACATCAGGAAAGAAGTGAACAGAGCTTCTAAACTG aaatgctGTATTTGCAAGAAAACTGGTGCTTCAATTGGATGTGTTGCACCCCGATGTAAACGAAGTTATCATTTTCCATGTGGACTTCAGAGAGAATGTATTTTCCAATTTACTGGCAATTTTGC gtcATTTTGTTGGAACCATCGACCTGTTCAAATAATTACATCTAATAATTATAGAGACTCCTTACCATGTACCATTTGCTTGGAATTTATTGAGCCTATTCCAACTTACAGCATATTACGAAGTCCTTGTTGTAAGAATGCTTGGTTTCATAGAGACTGTTTACAG GTTCAAGCAATAAATGCAGGAGTGTTTTTCTTTAGATGCACAATATGCAATAATAGTGATATATTTCAGAAAGAGATGTTGAGAATGGGAATTCATATTCCTGAAAA AGATGCATCTTGGGAATTAGAGGAAAATGCTTATCAAGAACTTCTGCAGCACTATGAGCATTGTGATGTCCAGAGATGTCGTTGCAAAGAAGGGCGAGACTATAATGCACCTGATAG CAAATGGGAAATAAAGCGCTGTCAGTGTTGTGGTTCTAGCGGAACACATTTAGCTTGTTCCTCATTACGATCATGGGAACAAAATTGGGAGTGTTTGGAATGTAGAGGTATTCTCTACAATTCAG AGGATTTCCAAAAAGCCAAAAAGCATACATTACCCAACACTAATAATGTGGGAATAACTGATTGTTTGTTGGAAGAATCATCACCTAAATTACCCAGACAGTCACCTGGAGCCCAGCATAAAGATCTTCTGAG GCAAGGCAGCAAATTTAGAAGAGATATATCAACAATAATAATGGAATTaggatttcaaattaaaaaaaaagctaaaagattATGGATTAATAAAGCCAATATCTGGAATAGTGCCTTAGATGGATTCAGAAATCAAAACTTTAATCCTTCATACACAATTGAAGTAGCATAtgttaatgaaaatgataattttggAAGAGAACATCCTGGATCAAAGCAAGAATTCCTAAGTCTCTTAATGCAGCATCTTGAGAATTCACCAATATTTGAAGGGTCCTTGTCTAAGAACTTGTCTCTAAATTCTCAag CTCTGAAAGAGAATCTTTACTATGAAGCTGGCAAAATCCTTGCCATTTCCTTGGTTCATGGTGGTCCTTCACCTGGTTTCTTTTCTAAAACCTTGTTTAACTGCCTTGTTTATGGACCAGAAAATACCCAACCAATTTTAGACGATGTTTCAGACTTTGACGTGGCGCAAATGATAATCAGG gTAAATACTGCAACAACTGTGGCTGACTTAAACTCAATAGTAAATGAATGCTATAACTATCTCGAGCTTATTGGATGTCTAAGACTTATAACATCAATAAGTGACAAATACATGTTGGCAAAAGATATACTAGTTTACCATGTAATTAAGAGAGTCCAAGCACCCTTTGAAAG TTTTAAGCAGGGTCTGAAAACTCTTGGTGTTTTGGAGAAAATTCAGGCTTACCCAGAAGCATTTTATAGTATCTTCTGTCATAAACCTGAGAATCTTTCTGCAGAAATCCTTAGTGATCTTTTTACAGTCCGCACATTATCCAATGTACAGTCTTTGGGGTTTTGGAACAGTTATTTACAGGCTGTTGAGG ATGGTAAATCTGCAGTAACAATGGAAGACATTCTTATTTTTGCAACTGGTTGCAATTCCATTCCACCAGCTGGATTTAAACCCACTCCTTCAATTGAGTGTCTTCATATGGATTTTCCTGTCGGAAACAAGTGTAATAACTGTTTAGCTCTTCCAATCACCAATACATATcaagaatttcaagaaaatatgGATTTTGCCATAAAAAACACTCTAagactagaaaaggaagaaagtactCACTACATTGGACATTAA
- the G2E3 gene encoding G2/M phase-specific E3 ubiquitin-protein ligase isoform X3 — translation MNENKPDASQNLACVFCRKNDDCPNKYGEKKTNEKWNLTVHYYCLLMSSGIWQRGKEEEGVYGFLIEDIRKEVNRASKLKCCICKKTGASIGCVAPRCKRSYHFPCGLQRECIFQFTGNFASFCWNHRPVQIITSNNYRDSLPCTICLEFIEPIPTYSILRSPCCKNAWFHRDCLQVQAINAGVFFFRCTICNNSDIFQKEMLRMGIHIPEKDASWELEENAYQELLQHYEHCDVQRCRCKEGRDYNAPDSKWEIKRCQCCGSSGTHLACSSLRSWEQNWECLECRGILYNSEDFQKAKKHTLPNTNNVGITDCLLEESSPKLPRQSPGAQHKDLLRQGSKFRRDISTIIMELGFQIKKKAKRLWINKANIWNSALDGFRNQNFNPSYTIEVAYVNENDNFGREHPGSKQEFLSLLMQHLENSPIFEGSLSKNLSLNSQALKENLYYEAGKILAISLVHGGPSPGFFSKTLFNCLVYGPENTQPILDDVSDFDVAQMIIRVNTATTVADLNSIVNECYNYLELIGCLRLITSISDKYMLAKDILVYHVIKRVQAPFESI, via the exons CTTGTGTTTTTTGTCGAAAAAATGATGACTGtcctaataaatatggagaaaagaaaactaatgagAAATGGAATCTCACTGTACATTACTATTGTTTG TTGATGTCAAGTGGAATTTGGCAGAGAggtaaagaagaagaaggagttTACGGTTTTCTAATAGAAGACATCAGGAAAGAAGTGAACAGAGCTTCTAAACTG aaatgctGTATTTGCAAGAAAACTGGTGCTTCAATTGGATGTGTTGCACCCCGATGTAAACGAAGTTATCATTTTCCATGTGGACTTCAGAGAGAATGTATTTTCCAATTTACTGGCAATTTTGC gtcATTTTGTTGGAACCATCGACCTGTTCAAATAATTACATCTAATAATTATAGAGACTCCTTACCATGTACCATTTGCTTGGAATTTATTGAGCCTATTCCAACTTACAGCATATTACGAAGTCCTTGTTGTAAGAATGCTTGGTTTCATAGAGACTGTTTACAG GTTCAAGCAATAAATGCAGGAGTGTTTTTCTTTAGATGCACAATATGCAATAATAGTGATATATTTCAGAAAGAGATGTTGAGAATGGGAATTCATATTCCTGAAAA AGATGCATCTTGGGAATTAGAGGAAAATGCTTATCAAGAACTTCTGCAGCACTATGAGCATTGTGATGTCCAGAGATGTCGTTGCAAAGAAGGGCGAGACTATAATGCACCTGATAG CAAATGGGAAATAAAGCGCTGTCAGTGTTGTGGTTCTAGCGGAACACATTTAGCTTGTTCCTCATTACGATCATGGGAACAAAATTGGGAGTGTTTGGAATGTAGAGGTATTCTCTACAATTCAG AGGATTTCCAAAAAGCCAAAAAGCATACATTACCCAACACTAATAATGTGGGAATAACTGATTGTTTGTTGGAAGAATCATCACCTAAATTACCCAGACAGTCACCTGGAGCCCAGCATAAAGATCTTCTGAG GCAAGGCAGCAAATTTAGAAGAGATATATCAACAATAATAATGGAATTaggatttcaaattaaaaaaaaagctaaaagattATGGATTAATAAAGCCAATATCTGGAATAGTGCCTTAGATGGATTCAGAAATCAAAACTTTAATCCTTCATACACAATTGAAGTAGCATAtgttaatgaaaatgataattttggAAGAGAACATCCTGGATCAAAGCAAGAATTCCTAAGTCTCTTAATGCAGCATCTTGAGAATTCACCAATATTTGAAGGGTCCTTGTCTAAGAACTTGTCTCTAAATTCTCAag CTCTGAAAGAGAATCTTTACTATGAAGCTGGCAAAATCCTTGCCATTTCCTTGGTTCATGGTGGTCCTTCACCTGGTTTCTTTTCTAAAACCTTGTTTAACTGCCTTGTTTATGGACCAGAAAATACCCAACCAATTTTAGACGATGTTTCAGACTTTGACGTGGCGCAAATGATAATCAGG gTAAATACTGCAACAACTGTGGCTGACTTAAACTCAATAGTAAATGAATGCTATAACTATCTCGAGCTTATTGGATGTCTAAGACTTATAACATCAATAAGTGACAAATACATGTTGGCAAAAGATATACTAGTTTACCATGTAATTAAGAGAGTCCAAGCACCCTTTGAAAG caTATAA